In Heterodontus francisci isolate sHetFra1 unplaced genomic scaffold, sHetFra1.hap1 HAP1_SCAFFOLD_51_2, whole genome shotgun sequence, the genomic stretch gaaattgaaactgaagatggttgaggagaagaagaaagcagctgctaagaagggcgccaagaaaactgtgagtaaaccatcagcaaagggcggtaagaggcggagaaagtcgaggaaggagagttactccatctacatctacaaagtgatgaagcaggttcaccccgacaccggcatctcctccaaggccatgagcatcatgaactcgtttgtgaacgatattttcgggcgcatcgcgggtgaggcttcccgcctggcccattacaacaagcgcagcaccatcagctcccgggagatccagaccgccgtgcgcctgctgctgcccggggagctggccaagcacgccgtgtcggaagggacaaaggcggtgaccaagtacaccagctccaagtaaaactgcacaatggactgaaaaacatcccaaacacaacggctcttttaagagccacccacaatctctctgaaaaagctacaacatcatctctctggttttgatttgttttgtttttttatacgaagagtctggaactttctaattgcctttctgatctcttttaaccccgtggattctgggtgatttcgtcagatctttctgtctctgcttaaTAATGCGGCGTAAGTTAatgactgatcactgaccccatgtacgctttgatctcggactattctccgtcctttttgaaacagtctgtaagcggcggcagaaagtctcattcacagcattctggaagcggacacatttcaggtcaatctttgtcaagataccgcatcactgattctagatttaaccgatttgtgggagacaaaagcggagagaaagtgttttattgtcaggagttgaaatgtgagactgaggtttcctacaacagcggggtttctagaaaatgtacttatcaattattgaggccgagcttgaacaagggaaacaattgactgagaactgatctgtcagctgattgacgaaatagtacaatagcgAAAATGAACGCACTTCCGAGATCAAAGcgaacatggggtcagtgatcagtaattaatttacacggaattaagtagagacacaaagatctcaacagtgaaagtgaatcacccagaatccatggggttaaaacagagatcacaaaggcaattggaaagttccagactcttcatgaaaaaaacaaattgataccatagagatgatgcagctttttcagagattgtgtgtggctcttaaaagagccgttgtgtttgggatgtttttcagtccattgtgcagttttacttggagctggtgtacttggtcactgcctttgtcccttccgacacggcgtgcttggccagctccccgggcagcagcaggcgcacggcggtctgtatctcccgggagctgatggtgctgcgcttgttgtaatgggccaggcgggaagcctcacccgcgatgcgctcgaaaatatcgttcacaaacgagttcatgatgcgcatggccttggaggagatgccggtgtcggggtgaacctgcttcatcactatgtagatggagtaactctccttcctcgactttctccgcttcttgccgccctttgctgacggttttctcacagttttcttggcgcccttcttagcagctgctttcttcttctcctcaaccatcttcagatccaattgtagacacagaaataaaccaaaccccttccgagtgcggattaaatagacaatcccacagctctatggtaatgagggatgggggaaagtaaagattgtgattgggtgattgggagtgatgtctaaacggttttatattgaaattgcctaattggtgtcttccgccatccaatcagaataaatatttgcaaccaatcacaaacacccttactgcaatccgtaagtatatttcacaaagactctctccagtcccagttgatAGTAAAACAGCCCCTCCCtgtgtaaagctccctggaaatgtcctggctgttgttgggaggacactttttgactgattctgtgtcgttgtgtctctgctattgcatgtgagtgtgcaattaattccgtttattttactctctgctactgtgtttgagtgtgttatgtaatttggtagctctcagtctctggttccgtgtcagtgcgccattttcccacactctcttggccagtctggacatagcagtggaagcctttcccatgtgcttgttgacttctgcatcgggagacaggttactggtgatagttgagcctggataggtgaactcttgaaccacttccagagcgtgttcgcccatattgatggatggagtatttataatgtcctgtcccatgctgtccgttttcttgaggctgatggttcggccaaattcgttggaggcagccgcaatgctgtcaatgagtctctgcagacactcttcagtgtgggatgttaatgcagcatcgtcagcaaagaggagttccctgatgtggactttctgtactttggtcttcgctcttagacgggcaaggttgaacaaactgccatctgatcttggagtaaaattccttcttctgaagacttgaacgcatgtgagagcagcagggagaagaagatcccagacagtgtaggtgcgagaacactgctatgtccagactggccaagtaagtgtggggaaatggcacactgacacggaacacaaaagtccaagtatatcaagcctgtgtcctcagtactttgctctacggcagcgaggcctggacaacgtatgtcagccaagagcgacatctcaatacattccatctttgctgcctctggagaatccttggcatcaggtggcaggaccgtatctccaacacagaagtccttgaggcggtcaacatccccagcctatacagcctacggagccagcggcgcttgagatggcttggccatgtgagccgcatgaaagatggcaggatccccaaggacacattgtacaacaacctcgtcactggtatcagaaccaccgaccgtccatgtctccactttaaagtcatttgcaaacacgacatgaagtcctgtgacattgatcacaagtcgtggcagtcagttgccagtgatcgccagagctggcggacagccagaaatgcggagctaaagtgtggtgagtcgaagaaacttatcagttggcaggaaaaaagacagaggctcaaggggagagacaactgtgtaacagccccgacaaccaattttacctgcagcacctgtggaagagtctgtcgctctagaatttgcctttctagccactccaggtgctgcttcacaaaccactgacaagctccaggcgcttacccattgtctctcgagacaaggaggccaaagaagaagaaaagaagtctccggtgctgtgtggattcattctgtatctatcagactctcggactgtgagtgtgacatccattctgtatctgttagtctctggtactgtgaatgtgacatccattctgtatctgtcagtctctggtactgtgagtgtgacatccattctgtatctgttcgtctctggtactgtgagtgtgacatccattctgtatctgtcagtctctggtactgtgagtatgaggagatgaggtggagtgttgtggcaaggatgatggaaaagagcattggtgcgatgacacagccttgctcgaccccagtttgcattgggattggttcagtggtaggtccgttggaaggattacagcttgcatgtcatcatgcagtcgtcagaggatgatgatgaatttctctgggcagccaaattttaggacgttccataatccctcctggttggtagagtcgaaggcctttgtcaggtcagagaaaaccaggtataaaggttgctgttgctccctacattttcttggagttgtcttgctgtgaagatcatgtccattgtgctacttgatggacagaatccacattgtgattcctgtaggagctcttcagccacggggaggaggcagttgagaaggactcttgtgatggccttccctgtggtggacagcagggatacccctctgtagttaccacagtcagtcttgtcaccttctttaaagatgatcactattccagtgtctcggagatcccctgtcatactctcctccttccaaatgagggaaatgagaccgcgtatttgtgtcaagagtgcttctctgccagattttagaattttgatgggaattccatctatgccagcggccttattgttttttagctgtcagatgtccttttcaatctctgtcagcctgggattgtgctgacagcagggtgggtagcatgctgtggaatgcggtcaagggcacttgcatcaaggactgagttgcgattgaggaaatcttcaaagtgctacttccaacgagtgctgattgcctctctgaccttgatcagtgtcactccattctttactctcagtagggtaggtccttgttaatttgggccataaatggtcttgactgtgctgaagaatcctcacatgtcgtggctgtcagcacgtttttgttgttccagtgttctttcagcccatcagctgttctttaggtcgcatgtgtagatctactctacaggacgagagggaaactatttaacctatgttgcctccagtccagatgtaaggccactccaacctctgtcatcaagctgcagtctgctgacgacgcctgcgtatgcgcacactcagaggccaagcgtcaaaccctgatcaatgcaatcacggaggtgtatgaaataattggccttaagcaaaacatccagaagacaaaggtcctctaccagcctgctccccgacactgcccctcgactattaagatccacggtaaaccagtgggcaatgtggatcactgctcataccttgggaacctcctgtcaccaagggcagatatcgacaatgacactcagcatcacgtctagtgtgtcagcatagccttcagtcctctgaggaaaagaatgtttgatgacaaagaacttaaatcagacaccaagctcatggttgacatggctgcagtgttacctgccctcctgtatgtgtcagaaacatggatactgtacagcagacatctcaaagccctggagagatatcaccggtggtgattccgcaagatcctgcaaattcagttgcaggacaggcgctgcaatatcagtgtcctctctcaggccaacatccccagtatcgagacactggtcatggctagtcagttatgttggacgggccacatcatccccatgcctgacgccagagtcccaaaacaagctttctactctgaactccatcagggcaagaagctaccaggagggcagaggaaacattacaagaatttccttcaagacatcctgaaaagccctgacatctgcactgattcatgggcatctcttgcctgagaccacccaaaatggagaagaagcatccgcgaaggtgccagccagtttgaaattcgtcgacatgcccaggaagcaaccaaatgcaaagagtggaaggagtatttggaaattggagaatcccatttacccacctcaccaagcaccatctgccccacctgtggccgagtgtgtggatcaagaattggactattcacttgcctaatgaaccacaaccctggagtggaagaaagtcatcctcattcctgagggagttccgaagaagaagttcagtgtgacatccattctgcatctgtcagtctctggtattgaatatgagtgtgggattcattcagtatctgtcggtcccttgcactgtgtttgagtgcagttttcaggctgtatcgatgagtatcttgtgtgtgagttttgtattcatctgcatctttcaacctcgaacacattatttgagttttgcagtcattctgaactgacccttggtaatgtatgtgtgtttgagggtgattgtttacctgttaatctgttgtcctgcacatgagcgtgagattcattctggaaaactctatctctgttcttgttgtgtgtgtgtgtgtgattcattctgtataactctatctctgttcttgttgtgtgtgtgtgtgattcattatttatgctccatctctggtatcacatttatgtgtggtatcaattccatttctgtcatttctggtactgtatgtgagtgtttacttcattctgtaactgtcagtctctggcactgtctgcatgttctggatccattttgtaactatcagtctctcgcagagtgtgaatgtggaattaattctctccatctctagtgtcatgtgtaaatttggagttcattctgaattggtcattggtactggatctgccattctctagtacagtttgtgaatgtgggattcgttctgtacctgtcactcactggtactttgtgaaagtgtgcaatacattctgtatctgtcggcctctggtagtgtgtgtgattgtgggatgaattaattagcagtcagtggtgctcgatgtgaatgtggaaatcattctgtaactcagtcagatattgttctgtgagggtgggaatcacatgtatctttcaatccgtggtgctgtgtgtgagcatgggattcattctgtccctgtcagtcatactgtatgtatctgtgggatttattctgtacctttcagtctctggtattttgtacgaaagtgggattaattctggatccactgccacacactggttgagtgtgtgtgtgtgtgtgtgtgtgtgtgtgtgtgtgtgtgtgtgtgtgtgtaagaagataaaaagatacaaaataggagcaggagatggccatttggcccatcgtgcctgctccgccattcagtaagatcggggtttttctgattgtggccttgactccactttcctgcctgcgcccatgaccattgactcccttgtagatcaaaaatctgtctatcacagccttgaatatattcaatgacccagcctccacagacctctggagaacagaattccaaagatgaacaaccctctgagcgaagaaattcctcctcatctccttcttgaatgggaggccacttatcttgaaactgtggtccctaattctacattcccccacaaggagaaacatcctctcagcatctacctgtccagcccactgagaatcttataggcttcaataagatctcctctcaatcttctaaactccagtaggcccaacctgctcaactttttctcataagacaatccaacttcccaagtatcagccgagtgaaccttctctgaactgattccaatgcaagtatagccctccttaagtaaggagaccacaactgtgtggagtattttagttgggatgtcactaatgccctgtacagttacagcaaatcttccctacttttaaactccattcccctctctaaaaatgccaacattccagttgccttcctaattacttgctatagctgcatgctaacttttttgtaattcatgtacctggacacacagattccttggtaatattctgtttttctattcttcctgccaaagtagacaatcttacattttcccatattatactccatctgccaaacttttgcccactgatttaacctagctatatctctttgcagacactttgtgtccttctcacaacttgctttcctacctatcgttgtaccatccataaatttggatttacactcggtcccttcatgcaagttattaataaagaccataaagattgaggcaccagcactgatctctgtggcactccattagttacagtttgccaatttgaaaattccccaattatccccactctgtttcttgtgagttagccaatactatatccatgtgcgtgcagttttcagattgtgtctatcagtgtctgttactctgagttttggactctttctcaatctctcagtgctactatttgtgtgtcaggttgctttagatgactcaggctgaggtactgtcagtgagtgcagtaatcaacctatacctttcagcatctggcactgagcatgtgtttcaaaatcactctctaactgtcagtgtctggtacactgtgtgattgtgggattcattatataaccttccgtcactgggactggtgcaagtctggatttattctacataaaaattcagcacagcaacaggccactgatgtggtaggttttaagcagacaggtagatacataaatcctgtttgaggttttgcccagtattaaatagtatctgtcactgtgaacacaatagtgaaatataatgtatcctacaatctgatacaggattggtgtgcaagtgtaactcaggctgtactcatcaatttgatcagtgccattcagtctaactctgagtgagaatcttggacttgcatgtaaaatgagctcagtctggaattgtgcagtatcttccatctgacactatatgaggttttaggactggtacgtaatttatagctcaaactatactaatcaaatttatattgtatcttttagtttcacaatccggatgagttttaaagtggaatctgagtttgtacctctgcaatctgattatgcacttgagatttgtatctaatgtatatgtctggacacattatgggaattaatactgataataaagtcaaaacccgtgtcaatattaggctggtatttaacttgaatctcggagcacttcagtgaggttatttctgtaactttgaaacagcaaccatgtgtcagttctatgtgcatttaatttgcagctgaggttgctctattgtgggattgacacactgataatttgatagtgggtgagaatttggactgggatttgtgaatctacctgtcagtgatactgagttggggtgacatgaaaacaacgtgcgtctctcctgctccatttgattgatggactgaaaatgtgtctctggatctgtttctgctgtctgagactgtggaactgatgacctgtctgtgtctctgcgctctgtgagtgataatgtacggactgtgtgtgagaaggagctggtgacactcttccatgtaacttggtggaggaaacatcacatttattttggttcattcaattatttgtctgtttgaacaaaagaatgtttataattcaaatactggtgagacagaagatacaggattttaatgaatttaatctctcataataattataaacgcccacaaaggaagcccagccatacaaatattatcattgtttgactgcactgcagtaacaggttcttcccattctgtctccatccccttgtccacacacaacccgagaatggcctctcccttcccccactcactccatgttcctggaccagttcctgctccactccacctcaaacaaacagcccccgcctgcccctgaacttgccctggactcgatgctgatctctgagtctatctgcggacacgctcccaaagcgatgtgctgctggaaggaggctgctgtttgctcccttccaccgggaccgggatctctccattggcggctgttttaaaccatcttcttccgctcacaggcagtgctgggggacggGAGcgtaggcgcagatttctgcaacaattccgcaaacagaaacatggaaaaattgcggcgcagaatgaggccattcggcccatcatgtccgtgccagcgcaaagagagcgatccagcctcatcccacagtttcttgttattggatagtgaagtgtgggaacagaagcggacagtcaggatgtggggagttacacaaagagaatctattataggcaccaggtgagaagtgtgaaggacaaactttaaacagcggctgtttggtttcacttgaacggttggaccatgggagcgggaactggaaatctgacctgtgtaaaagtccctgttccgtcggtcagtcccattcatggcccagtggattgtttctggatgtcatttaattgttgtaaaatggccaaagccattccactgcagtggaatcagacactgactctgtttgtattgctgggtttcctttgtgattgttcataatgattattaattgaaaaattgttttggtcacttttgtatcttctaccacatctcttcttgaattataataaatacatttcctttctacaggcaaatacttgatggaagcagaataaatgtcgtgattcctcgaca encodes the following:
- the LOC137363007 gene encoding histone H2B 1/2-like, translating into MQEKKKAAAKKGAKKTVSKPSAKGGKRRRKSRKESYSIYIYKVMKQVHPDTGISSKAMSIMNSFVNDIFGRIAGEASRLAHYNKRSTISSREIQTAVRLLLPGELAKHAVSEGTKAVTKYTSSK